The DNA sequence TAGATACAAGAAATATGTCAAGATCTGCTTTTTTCGAGGGTCACTGTCACCAACATTTTGTAGCAACTTCTTAATAGATCTTTTCTCTACTAAGACTTCCTTTGATGTGGTAATATGGAGCCTCAAAGATGCAAGTTGAAGAGCCTTGATTTCAGAATCTTTTATTGAATTTGATGCAGAAGCATCTTGGTGGAGCAATTCTCGGATGACCTTCCCAGCCTCTTCTTCAGATGGATGCAGTCTAAATGTTGCAGCCTTAAGATCATCAACTATTTTAGAGATCTGCAAGTGACACTTCGTCATCAGCTCAACTAAATAACAAAGACTTCCAACTGGTacgaaaacaaacaaagaaaattcaTGGAGAAAGTAAAAGAGGTGATGCTGTCATTATTTTAAGTACTAATCCACAGCATCCAAGGTTATGTCCAGTGCCTCCCATCAAAAGGGAGTCCAGGCTTTGGGGGAATGGGAAATATCAAAAGGGAATCTAGATTCTTGAGAAGGGATTTGACAAACCTCTGCCACCAAAATCACTGGAACCCAACTCTGAATCTGGCACAAACTTTGCTCCAACAAGTTCCTTGATTTTTGACATCTTGAGACTATCACATCCCCTGTTAACGCCTGCAAGTGATTTGAGGGAAATATCAACCATAGGATGACAGGGAGCTATTGAACATTATGCACCCAGCACAtgacaagaaaaaaaactgCCTGATTAAAAATTCAGCAAAACAATTAATCCATAGGCATTGGACTTCGTAAAAAGAGATTTTAAAGAGATAGCTTATCCTAAGGATCATATATGATGACTACCTAATGAAGAAACAGTTATGTAGGTtgcccagaaaaagaaaaaagatgcagCTAAGCCCCTGTGTTTATTCAGGCAGGATGGCCAAAAATCCTTAGTTTAACATGGCGAGGCAGCATTGAGCAATCAAAGCTGCTGTTCCAACAAGAGCTTTATTCATATTTACGTCATCTTTTCATTTACATTTATTTGACTAATAACTATCATGTTGACACATAAAGCAAAAATATTTCACTCCATCTAATTTGTTATAATTAATCATCTGAGGTTACAAACCAGGTAGAGTTTGCTAGACTCGCTGCAATACTGAACAAGTTGCTTGGCTTTCTCAATTGCACGATTCAACATGCATAGAGCCTGTATTCCCGTTGAGCAACGAGGTCTTGCTGCTTCTATGTCGGGAAATATCTTCGAAATTCTCTCCACCAACTTCCAAAGTTGAATGCACATTGAACAGTGAACCTGAGACATGATAGAGCTGTGATAATCCAACACATATGGCTAGACATTTGAATCAACGTACTCAAAGTTTGACACAACAATCCCAAGTCTGACATTCAATAACACTTATTACAAGGTTTCCTGACTTTCCTCATCGTTTGTCATTATCCAAAAATTAGTTCCAATAATAGTTTTCAACTTGACACATCTTGACCTTATCAATTTTTTTCCACAACACAAACAGAAATAGCATTAGGTTCATATTTTGTCTTCTTGAAGAAAAATCAGTATAAGCTTTGTTGTGCCTTCTCAACTCGCAAGTTTTACATCAGCTACTGAAAGCTCAGGAGCACCATATACTTTACTCTCAAAAAAGAACTATTAGCTGTACATATAGCTTCTTGCCTTCAACCATGAGAAAGATGTATAAAGCCAATTTTTAAACAtcccaatttcaaattttacaCATCAATTACAAACTAGTCAATTCACAATTTCATCAGGTTTGAGCTGATTCGATATTGATATCATAGCTACAAAATGGAAGTAAACTCAAAGTGAAACACCATGCTGAGCATAATCAGAGAATACCGCGTCATATTATACCTTAAAGGAAATAGGCTTTCTCACTGTCCCGTTGATTTTGTACTCCTTGTCAAGACAGTCAGGTTGGCCAGGTCTGTCAGGAAATACAGCTTCCTTCTTCAATGCATTGAACTCTAGAGGGATGGAATCAGGAAGGTATAGTGAAAAGGTCTCTTGAGATACTGAATTTTCCAGTTCACAGTGACCTAAAGTTCCATGTACTTTACTGATTCCTTCTGTTTGCTGCTGGCTCTCTGAAGATGCAACGGAGCCAAACTgggactggaaaaaaaaaaatacaccatCCAATATGCATGTATACTCTCAAACCTAAAAGGTACAGCATACACTTCTATAACACATTGTGTAAGTTAGACAACAAAGTGAAAGATGTCATATATACCCAAAGACATTCCTGTAGCAAGCGTTTATGTAAAAACAAAAGCATGATAAGGATGCAGaccaaaagttcaaaactatGCATATTTTTCTGGGAATAGACTAGATGTTCataattcaacaatataacAATATATGCTACCACTGAACTATAAAACACATTTtaactattttttcttttcttgagagTAAAGTTTTGAATTGAGAAAAGCTTAGATGTTCATAATCCTCTCTGTTGAGTATTAGGAGATAATATTTTAGCTTTAAATATTTTCGAATTTataagttctttgatataatagTAGAGCAAGACTGGAATGCATAAACACACGGACTAAAGACTTTAAAGCTGTTGATACTAGTTTGACCACTTATCTTATGTGAAAGAAAAACAACGATTTTGATTTGTACGGTTGTACCTCAGCTCTGCCTTCAATTAGGTTGACCTCTGGATTTGTATTCTCTGTTGAAGCCTGTGTCTCCTTGATCACATCCTTTGTTCCCTGCATGTTGAGTACTTCACTTCCAACAATAGGCGACAGAGTTTCAGATACATCATCTATAATTCTCCCTTCCATTCCCTTGACCCCCTCCTCGATATTCTTTACAGAAACCAATGTCTCCATCATCACATCCCTTGTTCCTTGCATGTTTGTTTCGAGTCCAACAGTAGGCAATGGAGGTTCAGATACATTACAAATTAAACCTTTATATTCAAGTTGATTTTCTGCCATACCACTCCTTTCATCTCTCTTGACCATGTCCTTAATATTCCTTATCACCACCGAGGTCTCCCTCGCATCCCTTGCTATCTCCACTAGCAGTATACTTAACTGCTCTTGAAGATAATCATTCAATTCAAAAAGTTGGTTGGTGTATATATACTTTTTGTTTCTTGTCCACCGACGAACATTTAAGCACTTGCCAACAAGCACTACACCATTCTCCATTTGTATTCTCATATTTTCTAGTTCCTCTTTTGGGCGATCTAATGCCTTGTTACATTGTACCATATCTCCAATCAATGGCAGTAAATAGTCTAGTGTAGATTTGAGACGTCGGAGGAGAGGTCTAAACATAATAGTGCTCTCCTTCACTTCTATAACGACATTAAGTAGCACCCGAAATGCTGCTTCTACTAGTGCTTTTGATGACGGCACTGCCATAATCAGAACACTATCCAAAATCAGAACAAATGTCTATGTTTGAATCTTAACATATACCTGGGGAGAAAGTTAGAGACTCTTGATTGGAATCCAGCAACATTGTTGTCACTTGGCGCCAAGGAAAACATTAAAGTAAGAACTCAATTACCAAGCAGTACAAAGGTACTCATAGATAGTAGAGAGCATTTCCAAGAACTTTACCTTGTGTTTCGCAATTCCCTTCATTTTCTGTGCAACTTCCTGAGCCCAaggttgaggttgagggcgaGCTCTTCATTGATCCGCCTGCATTCTGCTCCACTAACTTCTTCAGTAGACCCTTCACTTCAGGATCATCAATCATCTGCATTATCTTCTCCAACATGATCTTCATTTTCTCAAGAACATCGCGGTTTTGCCTTGACAATTTCAAGGTCTCCTTAATATCCCTTACTTGCTCCAACTGCAGGTTGTCAAACAGACTTTCAAGAGAACTATTCAATTCTTTAAGTTGGTCAGCCAAATCATTTATGCAGCAGAAGTTGCACAAACGAAATCTAATCCCTGACAACATATCAACAAGTTGTCTTCCAACTGTCATTTGTGTTACAAGAgcaatcatttcatcatttggGAGACTCAGTTCCAGATTATACTCTTGTATCTGTTGAATCACTATGGCCTGTCTTTTCAAGGACTTCAGTGTGTATTTCATATCTTGGAGAAGGTCTCCAAACGCAGCTTTCCTGTCCACCGCTCGCGTAACACTTGCAGACAACAGCTCAAATACTTGTCCTCCGATTAAATCCAGTGCAAATGATAATGCCATAATTGCTAGAACTTAACAACAGCACTAAAATCAGTAACTTTTACTAAAGCAAAGCAAAATATCAGAACTTCAAAGTTAAGATATCATTtcaatattcatttacactCTAAATGATTTTAAGAGAACCCAACACATGCTGGAGTGGTAGGCATATTGGTCTGGTTCATATAGGTCATTCAAATCATCAAAGgcccaaaaaccctaaaaagaagTGTCAAAGAGTTTAATACTTCAAAAATGGGTATACCATAAGTTGACCAAAAAAAGGGTAACACCATAGTACTTATATTAGGAAAATTGGCTTATTCCTTAACCGTAAAAAAAGTAGAGTGCAATAAAGGTCTAGCAACGAAGCAAAATTAATCGCAGACAGGGCACAAAGATTAATTTACCTGCTCCACTAGGTAGGTTGGGAACTTGGGATTTTACTGGAGCTCTAATATTGAATGTCTTTCATATCACATGATCGAAAATTCATTCATGAATCCGAGTTGTCCAGTACAGCAATCCATCATCAAAGATAACTGTAACAGTCTTCCATGGCCAAATTGTGACATTGAAAGCCACTACCGGCTGACAAAGAATTCTGGGCCAGATGAACAGGCTAGGCACACAATCATAGTTATATTTATGGCAAAGGAAGTGATTTGCATCAAGAATCCTAGGAGGAAGTGAACCACATGACCACCTCAAAGCGATAAGAATTGGATTGCTACTAAAGCGCGCACTCATTTAATCTGGCAAGGAAAGTCAAGCCCATTCctctattcttcttttttttggcctTTTTTAGAAGAACCACAAATTTTCCCGACCCCACCCATTCCATCGTGGTAGAAAAGTAATGCAAGCTGAGGAATTGAGGCATTGAGCCTTAGAAATGCAAGTTGGCTTGCGATGTACACAAATGCAATCCAAGTTCCAACTTAGCCATGCGGGCGTACATGAAGCTCCAATGTTCACACAAGCACAGAAACCATGTCAGATGgacatgttaaacagcgacaagcgtgacTCGTGGTTCACCATtataccgatactgtcccaacttaaccacctgataggtgttgggttttaatcacaaaaggtctcggtacaattgggtgagatccacccacttataagttatattttatttatcacttttccaatgtgggatctttcttctccaacacgccccctcacgtgcaacctagctttaggtatgcacgtggaattaattgacaaacccgattccacattggaaatagGGTCACAAGTCTCACATTTGAGACTtgaccaatcacataacaatccaaggcccacattggacacttgggcaataatccaatcggaaacttccgatggccaatttaatgaacccaaactaggtccatgattggagagaagattggtgaatcaattaatgaatgaacccatATCCAGGTCCATGATGACGAagcaattggagagagacccgctctgatatcatgttaaacagcgacaagcgtgacccgtggcccaccattgtaccgatactgtcccaacttaaccacctgataggtgttgggttttaatcacaaaaggcctcggtacaattgggtgagatccactcacttataagttatattttattcatcacttttccaatgtgggatctttcctctccaacaagaTACGTCCTACCCAAGGCTCAGTCAAATTACATATAGATGGGACTCTAGACACACTACGTGCATGAGATCTTTGGTACAAAGGCCTTTTGCCGCGATGAAGCAAGGCTTTGTGTTGGAGTTCTAGTTGTTCCAGGCGGTACAGCAGGTTATCGAGCTATCTCCTTAAGCATACGAAGCTTTGTTTCTTGTTAGTGGCCTTCACTTTTGCATACAAGCCGGCCGGCTTCACACACACTGAAATTGAATGTGATGCCAAAATATCATAGCTGCACTCAATAATAGTGAACTAGTGATGAAGATCTCAATCATGATAGTGCTTTACTTGATGAAGCCCAACAAGTAGTATGTACTTTTCAGTCCTGTAGTTGGAGTTTCACCGCGCGAGTTTGTAATCACGCCATCCATTGTGTGGCTAAGGTCGCCGTAGTTTTCGGCTTTTCGCTGTCTATCGGTGCAGAATGACACTTGATTCGCTCATTCTAACATTAGTAAAGAATTTGAGTTTTCGCTACCCTTTTGCACTGCATCCCGGCTGATCTATTTCAATCAATCCATGTTATACTTCATAAGAAAATTCGGACGGTAGGTTGATCATGATTGGGAACTTGGTTGAACAACTCATTTGGGAGTTAAGGGAGCAGGACATCAGAAATCTCGTCTCAATTATAATTCAATGTATCCTGCAATTTGATTAAAGATTTCTAAGTATCACATTCGTACAAAACTACAAAAGTAGTTGTAAATCATAATCACAAGGGATTATGATGAAAAACTAtggctcaaataatcaagaggtttttgttcctctttaagcACATATAAGATATTTTCAATAAGgcgaaaaaaaaaccctaaaggcTCTCACGGCCGCGCAAACCTAGAAACCCTAGTGTCCAATTCCGGCATCTGTGTCGGCGACTTCTGCAACCACACCCACCAATCTTCTACCCCATCTCGCTGCCTATCATGGCCAATATCAATTTCGTTACCCGGAACTTTGCTACTTCGCTTGCCATTGCAAGCAATGATGTTGTTGACATCTCTACCATGACTGAGGGCGGTGCACAACGTACTTCCCAATCCTATCTCTTGGCATGACCCCTCACCACGAAGCCAACAACTGCGATGGATCTGAAGTGCCACTTCCGGCGTGTTTGAGTTTTGAGTTAAGGCTTTAATGTTCAGCAGAGGACACCAGATAGgtttttgttctcttttgatCTCAAGAGTGATTGTCGAAAGGTGTTGGTGGGTGGACCATGGAGTTTTAATCGAACTCTCGTGGTATTGCAACCCTATGATGGTATCGCCTCACTGCGATCAGTGCCTATGCTTGATCTGTTCTTCTGGGTTCGTATAACTGATATGCCTCCAGCGTTTGAACAGAGGAACACCATTGCCAATGTGGCTACGATGGCGGGAAAGTATCTGGACATTGATGGAAAGCTCTTTGATGCCACAGGGGAGATTAGGGTTCGTGTATCCCACTCGATCATGAAACCATTCTATCTGAAAAAAAAGGGTGTTGAGCAGGAGGTTCACTTTCTGTATGAGAATATGGTGGGCATGTGTGATAACTGTGCTTGTGTCTTTCATGAGAAAGGCCCATGTAGACCTAACATGCTGCCATCTGCTGTGAAATCCATGGAACAATAGGTTGCTCGTAAGCTAGATCCCACTCATCAGTTTCTTGGAGTACACGACCATCAGTTCAAGGAAGGAACTTTTCGGTTTCAAGAAATCACCACGCCTATTTTGCCACCG is a window from the Rosa chinensis cultivar Old Blush chromosome 2, RchiOBHm-V2, whole genome shotgun sequence genome containing:
- the LOC112185823 gene encoding U-box domain-containing protein 5 isoform X2, with product MALSFALDLIGGQVFELLSASVTRAVDRKAAFGDLLQDMKYTLKSLKRQAIVIQQIQEYNLELSLPNDEMIALVTQMTVGRQLVDMLSGIRFRLCNFCCINDLADQLKELNSSLESLFDNLQLEQVRDIKETLKLSRQNRDVLEKMKIMLEKIMQMIDDPEVKGLLKKLVEQNAGGSMKSSPSTSTLGSGSCTENEGNCETQVPSSKALVEAAFRVLLNVVIEVKESTIMFRPLLRRLKSTLDYLLPLIGDMVQCNKALDRPKEELENMRIQMENGVVLVGKCLNVRRWTRNKKYIYTNQLFELNDYLQEQLSILLVEIARDARETSVVIRNIKDMVKRDERSGMAENQLEYKGLICNVSEPPLPTVGLETNMQGTRDVMMETLVSVKNIEEGVKGMEGRIIDDVSETLSPIVGSEVLNMQGTKDVIKETQASTENTNPEVNLIEGRAEVHCSMCIQLWKLVERISKIFPDIEAARPRCSTGIQALCMLNRAIEKAKQLVQYCSESSKLYLALTGDVIVSRCQKSRNLLEQSLCQIQSWVPVILVAEISKIVDDLKAATFRLHPSEEEAGKVIRELLHQDASASNSIKDSEIKALQLASLRLHITTSKEVLVEKRSIKKLLQNVGDSDPRKKQILTYFLYLLKKYGNLILVKQTESSPVWQQGSLASENSGNDFGYNQCAEVEPHTGYGEYEAQSNMLLGAVPPQEFLCGISSRLMYDPVLIASGQTYERMWIQKWFDEGNDTCPKTNTKLAHLSLTPNVGMTELISRWCKKYGVTIPNPSMQPEALSSWENSSTSIASLGSSMNDLRLQMDLSTMSFGSLDTSFNSKTEDGSNLVQIDDDSLKYRSAKKCETDLEFLSNISELKWDSQRKAVEDVKNDLKRNPQASYAMSSKNFVEPLIKFLRDAYDQDDVEAQRDGFKLLSTFVSKNRNGIFYFGEDVYSLLVSSLDSEVKEEGLAIMEILSVHQDCRGNISSSGALTSILKLLDSQSRSIQGKALKILHNLSLDRDICSEMVSLECIPKLVPFFEDSALTGNCIAILKNLSDYEGARISIAETDGCIAYVIYVLDTGSKEHQEHAVDILLSLCSQRIDYCNLVMHEGVIPALVLSSTNGTERTRMNAMEVLRLLRDIDYDDEQESAEPETEAARDELPRDNGNHWNGKKASKASGFFGKKLSIFSKPSSLSPKKKE
- the LOC112185823 gene encoding U-box domain-containing protein 5 isoform X1 → MALSFALDLIGGQVFELLSASVTRAVDRKAAFGDLLQDMKYTLKSLKRQAIVIQQIQEYNLELSLPNDEMIALVTQMTVGRQLVDMLSGIRFRLCNFCCINDLADQLKELNSSLESLFDNLQLEQVRDIKETLKLSRQNRDVLEKMKIMLEKIMQMIDDPEVKGLLKKLVEQNAGGSMKSSPSTSTLGSGSCTENEGNCETQVPSSKALVEAAFRVLLNVVIEVKESTIMFRPLLRRLKSTLDYLLPLIGDMVQCNKALDRPKEELENMRIQMENGVVLVGKCLNVRRWTRNKKYIYTNQLFELNDYLQEQLSILLVEIARDARETSVVIRNIKDMVKRDERSGMAENQLEYKGLICNVSEPPLPTVGLETNMQGTRDVMMETLVSVKNIEEGVKGMEGRIIDDVSETLSPIVGSEVLNMQGTKDVIKETQASTENTNPEVNLIEGRAESQFGSVASSESQQQTEGISKVHGTLGHCELENSVSQETFSLYLPDSIPLEFNALKKEAVFPDRPGQPDCLDKEYKINGTVRKPISFKVHCSMCIQLWKLVERISKIFPDIEAARPRCSTGIQALCMLNRAIEKAKQLVQYCSESSKLYLALTGDVIVSRCQKSRNLLEQSLCQIQSWVPVILVAEISKIVDDLKAATFRLHPSEEEAGKVIRELLHQDASASNSIKDSEIKALQLASLRLHITTSKEVLVEKRSIKKLLQNVGDSDPRKKQILTYFLYLLKKYGNLILVKQTESSPVWQQGSLASENSGNDFGYNQCAEVEPHTGYGEYEAQSNMLLGAVPPQEFLCGISSRLMYDPVLIASGQTYERMWIQKWFDEGNDTCPKTNTKLAHLSLTPNVGMTELISRWCKKYGVTIPNPSMQPEALSSWENSSTSIASLGSSMNDLRLQMDLSTMSFGSLDTSFNSKTEDGSNLVQIDDDSLKYRSAKKCETDLEFLSNISELKWDSQRKAVEDVKNDLKRNPQASYAMSSKNFVEPLIKFLRDAYDQDDVEAQRDGFKLLSTFVSKNRNGIFYFGEDVYSLLVSSLDSEVKEEGLAIMEILSVHQDCRGNISSSGALTSILKLLDSQSRSIQGKALKILHNLSLDRDICSEMVSLECIPKLVPFFEDSALTGNCIAILKNLSDYEGARISIAETDGCIAYVIYVLDTGSKEHQEHAVDILLSLCSQRIDYCNLVMHEGVIPALVLSSTNGTERTRMNAMEVLRLLRDIDYDDEQESAEPETEAARDELPRDNGNHWNGKKASKASGFFGKKLSIFSKPSSLSPKKKE